A single Altererythrobacter sp. BO-6 DNA region contains:
- a CDS encoding dihydroorotase yields MRQPAPVTITNGRIVAPNGVKQGGVRMVEGRIDAVGEVAPQPGDEKIDARGQLIAPGLIDFGVFAIDKPAFHFGGITRAALMPDQSPPLDLPSRVSYIAKSGKPDLWVHPLAAATRGLEGSELAEIGLMKDAGARGVATGRRWISNSGVMLRLLQYAAMLDLVVVSHAEDAGLAGDAAATAGEMATRLGLPSAPAEAEALAVARDIALAEMTGAWLHLRQVTTAAALELVRTAKRRGVNVTAGVTPAHFMLSDLATAEFRTFARLSPPLRSEADRQAVIAAIADGTIDVVASGHDPRGPEDKRLPFADAEPGMAGAETLLAMVLTLVRDGVIDLPRAFDLMAANPARLLGVEAGAIAVGNEADIALVDPDKPWIIDSGKMAASAGNTPFDGQPTQGRATALWKGGVRIG; encoded by the coding sequence ATGAGGCAGCCCGCTCCCGTCACGATCACTAACGGGCGCATCGTCGCTCCCAATGGCGTCAAACAGGGTGGCGTCCGGATGGTCGAGGGCCGGATCGATGCGGTCGGCGAAGTCGCGCCGCAGCCCGGCGACGAAAAAATCGATGCGCGCGGGCAATTGATCGCGCCGGGCCTGATCGATTTCGGTGTTTTCGCGATCGACAAGCCTGCCTTCCATTTCGGCGGGATCACGCGTGCAGCGCTGATGCCGGACCAGTCCCCGCCGCTCGATCTGCCCAGCCGGGTCAGCTACATTGCCAAAAGCGGTAAACCTGATCTGTGGGTGCATCCGCTGGCCGCTGCGACCCGTGGGCTTGAAGGCAGCGAGCTGGCGGAAATTGGGCTGATGAAGGATGCGGGCGCGCGCGGCGTCGCCACCGGTCGGCGTTGGATCTCGAACAGCGGCGTCATGCTGCGCCTGCTGCAATATGCGGCGATGCTCGATCTGGTGGTGGTGAGCCATGCCGAGGATGCCGGGCTGGCCGGTGATGCGGCAGCAACTGCCGGTGAAATGGCGACGCGGCTGGGATTGCCAAGCGCGCCGGCGGAGGCGGAAGCACTCGCCGTGGCCCGCGATATCGCGCTGGCCGAAATGACCGGCGCCTGGCTCCACTTGCGGCAGGTTACGACGGCTGCCGCGCTGGAACTTGTGCGCACCGCCAAGCGGCGCGGGGTCAATGTGACCGCCGGGGTCACTCCGGCGCATTTCATGCTGTCAGACCTTGCCACCGCCGAATTCCGCACTTTCGCGCGGCTCTCCCCGCCGCTGCGCAGCGAGGCCGACCGGCAAGCGGTGATCGCCGCAATCGCCGATGGCACCATTGATGTCGTGGCCTCCGGGCACGACCCGCGCGGGCCGGAGGACAAGCGCTTGCCCTTTGCCGATGCCGAACCGGGCATGGCGGGTGCGGAAACACTGCTGGCGATGGTGCTGACGCTGGTCCGCGACGGCGTGATCGACCTGCCGCGTGCGTTCGACCTGATGGCGGCCAATCCGGCACGCTTGTTGGGTGTGGAAGCAGGCGCGATCGCGGTGGGCAATGAAGCGGACATCGCCCTGGTCGATCCGGACAAGCCGTGGATCATCGACAGCGGCAAGATGGCTGCGAGCGCGGGCAACACGCCGTTCGACGGGCAGCCCACGCAAGGTCGCGCTACTGCCTTGTGGAAGGGCGGCGTCAGGATCGGCTGA
- a CDS encoding SPOR domain-containing protein, with protein MSHTATNKPKIALALSTALVSIALSGCANSVAPPASASMAKAQVALEKGHASKAVAHAENAVLADPRNPQTRALLGAAYLEAGRFQAAATSFSDAIQLGDEDPRTVLSYALAQIALGNQQEALASLNQAERDLDPADYGLALALAGNADRGVMVLADALRNGESTAKLRQNLAYAYALQGNWRAARIMAAEDVPADMVSDRIAEWAAQAAPEQFQTRVASLLQVQPVFDSGQPAQLALNNFPSNGQMVADAAADIEAPAYAGGELPQLAYDEPAEAPAPAPAPVPAPAPKQSVAVAFAPESAAAKPAPAVAAKGPVVQSLPADYKATSAKPAPASRLAASSSQRRMAATADSSSGTHLVQLGSFASRAGAERAWSIYQTRYPQLKGRDVVITEAVVRGKTYFRVAAAGFGARSASAMCGTVKASGKGCIAHAQSRPLPGAVDRGIRVASR; from the coding sequence ATGAGCCACACCGCCACCAACAAGCCGAAGATCGCGCTGGCCCTCAGCACCGCGCTCGTCAGCATCGCCCTGTCGGGCTGCGCCAATTCGGTTGCGCCGCCCGCAAGCGCTTCCATGGCGAAAGCACAGGTCGCGCTGGAGAAGGGCCATGCCAGCAAGGCTGTGGCGCATGCCGAGAATGCTGTGCTGGCCGATCCGCGCAATCCCCAGACCCGCGCATTATTGGGCGCTGCCTATCTCGAGGCTGGCCGCTTCCAGGCCGCAGCCACCAGCTTTTCCGACGCCATCCAGCTGGGTGACGAAGATCCGCGTACGGTGCTGAGTTATGCGCTGGCGCAAATCGCGCTGGGTAACCAGCAGGAAGCGCTGGCCTCGCTTAACCAGGCCGAACGCGATCTCGACCCGGCCGATTACGGCCTGGCGCTGGCCCTTGCCGGCAACGCCGATCGCGGCGTGATGGTGCTGGCCGATGCGTTGCGCAACGGCGAATCGACCGCCAAGCTGCGCCAGAACCTCGCCTATGCCTATGCGCTGCAAGGCAATTGGCGTGCAGCACGCATTATGGCCGCTGAAGACGTTCCGGCTGACATGGTTTCCGATCGGATCGCCGAATGGGCTGCGCAGGCCGCGCCCGAGCAGTTCCAGACCCGCGTTGCCAGCCTGTTGCAGGTGCAGCCGGTGTTTGATAGCGGCCAGCCAGCACAACTCGCGCTGAACAATTTCCCCAGCAATGGCCAGATGGTGGCCGATGCGGCAGCGGATATTGAAGCGCCTGCCTATGCGGGCGGTGAACTGCCGCAGCTGGCCTACGACGAACCGGCCGAAGCACCTGCGCCGGCACCCGCCCCGGTTCCCGCACCTGCACCCAAGCAGAGCGTGGCAGTGGCTTTCGCCCCCGAAAGCGCTGCAGCAAAGCCCGCCCCGGCAGTTGCCGCCAAGGGACCGGTGGTCCAGTCGCTTCCGGCCGATTACAAAGCAACAAGCGCCAAGCCAGCCCCGGCTTCGCGCCTCGCGGCCAGCTCGTCGCAGCGCCGCATGGCAGCGACCGCCGATAGCTCGAGCGGCACGCATCTGGTGCAGCTGGGCAGCTTTGCCAGCCGTGCTGGTGCCGAGCGCGCCTGGAGCATCTACCAGACCCGCTATCCGCAGCTCAAAGGCCGCGACGTCGTGATCACTGAAGCCGTGGTCCGCGGCAAAACCTACTTCCGCGTCGCTGCCGCCGGTTTCGGCGCGCGCAGCGCCAGCGCCATGTGCGGCACGGTCAAGGCAAGCGGCAAGGGCTGTATCGCCCATGCGCAAAGCCGCCCGCTGCCCGGCGCGGTCGATCGCGGCATTCGGGTCGCTTCACGCTGA
- a CDS encoding ParA family protein — translation MRVLALASQKGGSGKTTLSGHLAVQAQRAGAGPVVLIDIDPQGSLADWWNEREAEYPAFAQTTVARLANDLQVLRQQGFKLAVIDTPPAITMAIQSVISVAELIVVPTRPSPHDLRAVGATVDLCERAGKPLVFVVNAATPKAKITSEAAVALSQHGTVAPITLHHRTDFAASMIDGRTVMEVDPEGRSAAEVTALWKYISDRLEKNFRRTVFAAPGSQSQLPGVHRPAGGFGRRVAQ, via the coding sequence TTGCGAGTACTAGCTTTGGCATCGCAGAAGGGCGGATCGGGCAAGACGACCCTGTCCGGCCACCTCGCCGTCCAGGCCCAGCGCGCCGGCGCTGGCCCGGTCGTGCTGATCGATATCGACCCGCAAGGGTCGCTGGCCGATTGGTGGAACGAGCGCGAAGCGGAATATCCCGCCTTTGCCCAGACCACCGTCGCACGGCTGGCGAATGACTTGCAGGTGCTACGCCAGCAGGGCTTCAAGCTGGCAGTGATCGATACGCCGCCGGCGATCACCATGGCGATCCAGTCCGTGATTTCGGTCGCCGAACTGATCGTCGTCCCGACCCGCCCCAGCCCGCATGACCTGCGCGCCGTGGGCGCCACGGTTGACCTGTGCGAACGCGCCGGCAAGCCGCTGGTGTTTGTCGTCAATGCGGCAACCCCCAAGGCCAAGATCACTTCGGAAGCCGCCGTCGCACTTTCGCAGCATGGCACCGTCGCGCCGATCACGCTCCACCACCGCACCGATTTTGCCGCATCGATGATCGATGGCCGCACGGTGATGGAAGTCGATCCGGAAGGCCGCAGCGCCGCCGAAGTCACCGCGCTTTGGAAATATATCTCCGACCGTCTCGAAAAGAATTTCCGCCGCACCGTGTTCGCGGCGCCGGGTTCGCAGTCGCAATTGCCAGGTGTGCATCGTCCGGCCGGTGGTTTCGGCCGCCGCGTTGCCCAGTAA
- a CDS encoding (2Fe-2S)-binding protein: MYICICNAIRETDLRRVARHTAGDAEAAYAALGKRPNCGSCLMEADAILFEERELGCKPVAA; this comes from the coding sequence ATGTATATCTGCATCTGCAATGCCATCCGCGAAACCGACCTCCGCCGTGTGGCGCGGCACACCGCTGGCGATGCCGAGGCGGCCTATGCGGCGCTGGGCAAAAGGCCCAATTGCGGCTCCTGCCTGATGGAAGCTGACGCGATCCTGTTCGAAGAACGTGAGCTGGGTTGCAAACCGGTCGCAGCATGA
- the bfr gene encoding bacterioferritin, whose translation MKGDATVIDFLNKALTNELTAINQYWLHYRVLADWGVTRLAEYERHESIDEMKHADKLAERVLFLGGLPNFQAIHKLKVGETVEEILKADLAMEEEAIPLLRDAIEHCEKVRDYVSRDLFADILESEEEHVDFLETQFDMIARMGLQNYVQLQSKPAED comes from the coding sequence GTGAAGGGCGACGCGACAGTCATCGATTTCCTCAACAAGGCGCTCACCAATGAGCTGACCGCGATCAACCAGTATTGGCTGCACTATCGTGTGCTGGCGGATTGGGGTGTGACGCGGCTGGCCGAATATGAGCGGCACGAATCGATCGACGAGATGAAGCATGCCGACAAACTGGCTGAGCGGGTGCTGTTCCTCGGCGGGCTGCCCAACTTCCAGGCGATCCACAAACTCAAGGTTGGCGAAACGGTCGAGGAAATCCTCAAGGCCGATCTGGCGATGGAGGAAGAGGCGATCCCGCTGCTGCGCGATGCGATCGAGCATTGCGAGAAAGTGCGCGATTACGTTAGCCGTGATCTGTTTGCCGACATCCTCGAAAGCGAGGAGGAGCATGTCGATTTCCTGGAAACCCAGTTCGACATGATCGCCCGCATGGGCCTCCAGAATTACGTCCAGC